In Brevundimonas subvibrioides, a genomic segment contains:
- a CDS encoding integration host factor subunit alpha, which produces MGEQQTLTRADLCEAVVDEVGLSRQECSTLVERTLELIVESLEQGQTVKLSGFGVFQVREKRARMGRNPKTGEPAAINPRRVISFRASQIMKSRVHGAVNGG; this is translated from the coding sequence TTGGGTGAACAGCAGACCTTGACCCGCGCGGACCTGTGTGAGGCCGTGGTCGATGAAGTCGGCCTGTCGCGGCAGGAGTGCTCGACCCTGGTCGAGCGCACGCTGGAGCTGATCGTCGAGAGCCTGGAGCAGGGCCAGACCGTCAAGCTGTCCGGATTCGGCGTGTTCCAGGTCCGCGAAAAGCGCGCCCGCATGGGTCGCAATCCGAAAACCGGCGAACCGGCCGCGATCAATCCGCGCCGCGTGATCAGCTTCCGGGCGAGCCAGATCATGAAGTCACGCGTGCACGGCGCGGTGAACGGCGGCTGA
- a CDS encoding MerR family transcriptional regulator, with translation MAKSPNAFRSISEAAEEVGAPQHVLRFWETKFAFVTPVKRAGGRRFYRPQDVVVLKAIRRLLHDEGLTIRGVQRLHKDQGLARLAAYGDPDAAFIMDVEATAGVERTDSEPSAISTDRSDRLRAVLADLERARARLDAVLAA, from the coding sequence ATGGCCAAGAGCCCCAACGCCTTTCGATCGATCTCCGAGGCCGCCGAGGAAGTCGGCGCGCCGCAGCACGTCTTGCGGTTCTGGGAAACGAAGTTCGCCTTCGTGACGCCGGTCAAGCGGGCCGGTGGCCGGCGCTTCTATCGGCCCCAGGATGTCGTGGTGCTGAAGGCGATCCGCCGACTGCTTCACGACGAGGGCCTGACCATCAGGGGCGTGCAGCGGCTGCACAAGGACCAGGGGCTCGCCCGCCTGGCCGCCTATGGCGATCCCGATGCCGCCTTCATCATGGACGTCGAAGCCACCGCCGGCGTCGAAAGAACCGACAGCGAACCGTCCGCGATTTCGACCGATCGGAGCGATCGGCTGCGCGCTGTCCTGGCCGACCTGGAACGGGCCAGAGCCCGGCTCGACGCCGTTCTGGCGGCCTGA
- a CDS encoding DUF2842 domain-containing protein encodes MGLRTRRAVASLGIVAFLTFYVWAVVSLGARLPEHPLVHLLFYGIAGTAWGIPLLPLLSWAEGRPFGSGRSKPD; translated from the coding sequence ATGGGCCTTCGCACCCGCAGGGCCGTGGCCTCGCTCGGCATCGTCGCCTTCCTGACCTTCTACGTCTGGGCCGTCGTCAGCCTTGGCGCACGCCTGCCCGAGCATCCACTGGTGCATCTGCTGTTCTACGGGATCGCCGGCACGGCCTGGGGCATTCCCCTGCTGCCCCTGCTGAGCTGGGCGGAAGGTCGCCCGTTCGGGAGTGGCCGGTCGAAACCGGACTGA
- a CDS encoding transglycosylase, with protein MEYADIVVAVVGVFAVAWIADLLTGRRGLFAASLVAGTGAACGWFLAVRVFDAATMDDFVWTAWAVGGSVLALIAFYLFRNTR; from the coding sequence TTGGAATATGCCGATATCGTCGTGGCCGTGGTGGGCGTGTTCGCCGTGGCCTGGATCGCCGACTTGCTGACCGGTCGGCGTGGCCTGTTCGCGGCGTCGCTCGTCGCCGGCACCGGGGCGGCCTGCGGCTGGTTCCTGGCCGTGCGCGTCTTCGACGCGGCGACGATGGATGATTTTGTCTGGACGGCCTGGGCGGTCGGCGGGTCGGTTCTGGCCCTGATCGCCTTTTATCTGTTCCGGAACACACGCTGA